One window of Mesorhizobium loti R88b genomic DNA carries:
- a CDS encoding phosphotransferase: protein MSDPNALDQAALAPYLEAEIPGFSELAAIEKFKSGQSNPTYLITAASGRYVLRAKPPGQLLKSAHQVDREFTVMKALAGTAVPVPAMLHLSAEDSPIGRMFYVMDFLDGRIFWDPALPEARDNNERAAIYDAMNSTLAALHDIDVEAVGLSDFGRPGNYFERQLARWTSQYRASETGAIADMDRLIAWLETHRPADDGLVSLVHGDYRLDNLIFAPDQPRVIAVLDWELSTLGHPFADIAYQCMQWRLPHASGFRGLGGVDRAAIGLPTEEEYVAAYCRRRGLTGIDNWTFFLAFCFFRLAAICQGVYKRALDGNASNPEKARTYGEAVKLLSHLAARLIDKET, encoded by the coding sequence ATGAGCGACCCGAACGCGCTCGACCAGGCGGCACTTGCGCCTTATCTCGAGGCGGAAATCCCGGGCTTTTCCGAGCTTGCTGCAATCGAAAAGTTCAAATCCGGCCAGTCGAACCCGACCTATCTCATCACGGCGGCCAGTGGCCGCTATGTGCTGCGCGCCAAGCCGCCGGGCCAGTTGCTGAAATCGGCGCATCAGGTCGACCGCGAGTTCACCGTGATGAAGGCGCTTGCCGGCACCGCGGTGCCGGTGCCGGCAATGCTGCATCTGTCGGCCGAAGACTCGCCGATCGGTCGCATGTTCTATGTCATGGACTTCCTCGACGGCCGCATCTTCTGGGATCCGGCACTGCCTGAGGCGCGCGACAACAATGAACGCGCCGCGATCTACGACGCCATGAACAGCACGCTCGCGGCCCTGCACGATATCGATGTCGAGGCCGTGGGCCTCTCGGATTTCGGCCGGCCGGGCAATTATTTCGAGCGACAGCTGGCGCGCTGGACCAGCCAGTATCGCGCCTCGGAGACCGGCGCCATAGCCGACATGGACCGGCTGATTGCCTGGCTGGAAACGCACAGGCCCGCCGATGACGGCCTGGTATCGCTGGTCCATGGCGACTACCGGCTGGACAATCTGATCTTTGCGCCGGACCAGCCAAGGGTCATCGCGGTGCTCGACTGGGAGCTGTCGACGCTTGGCCATCCGTTCGCCGACATCGCCTATCAATGCATGCAATGGCGCCTGCCGCACGCATCGGGCTTTCGCGGCCTGGGCGGCGTTGACCGCGCCGCAATCGGCCTGCCCACCGAAGAAGAGTATGTCGCCGCCTATTGCCGGCGGCGCGGGCTCACTGGCATCGACAACTGGACCTTCTTCCTCGCTTTCTGCTTCTTCCGGTTGGCGGCAATCTGCCAGGGCGTCTACAAGCGCGCGCTGGACGGCAATGCCTCCAATCCCGAAAAGGCCAGAACCTATGGCGAAGCGGTGAAGCTGCTTTCGCATCTTGCCGCAAGACTGATCGATAAGGAGACGTGA
- a CDS encoding Gfo/Idh/MocA family protein, with amino-acid sequence MHRLLLLGTGWIAGHHIEEFAKVPGCSIVACVDQLPGRAAAFAAANEIGVSFESLESAIAWGDFDAAINATPDGVHKATTLALLAAGKHVFCEKPLAPNQADALAMTEAAEAAGLVNMVNLTYRNSPAIQEARRLVLAGAIGELRHVEASYKQSWLVSKSWGDWRVEDKWLWRLSTRHGSTGVLGDVGIHILDFATYGAAQDIVSLHADLVTFPKAEGERIGDYVLDANDSVAMTARLTSGALATIMASRYTTGHGNDLSLALHGTKGALKVETDGKAARLSACLGEDVDVQLWRELGLPDAKRNAQRFVDALDAGQNGDPSFRRAADMQKLIDAAFESSATKLPISIG; translated from the coding sequence ATGCATCGCTTGCTCTTGCTCGGTACCGGCTGGATCGCCGGACATCATATCGAAGAGTTCGCAAAGGTTCCCGGCTGCAGCATTGTCGCCTGTGTCGACCAGCTGCCCGGCCGCGCGGCGGCGTTTGCCGCTGCCAACGAGATCGGCGTTTCTTTCGAGAGCCTTGAATCGGCGATCGCCTGGGGCGATTTCGACGCCGCCATCAACGCGACGCCGGACGGCGTGCACAAGGCAACGACCCTGGCGCTGCTTGCCGCGGGAAAACATGTCTTTTGCGAAAAGCCACTGGCGCCGAACCAGGCCGACGCGCTTGCCATGACCGAAGCGGCCGAGGCCGCCGGCCTCGTCAACATGGTCAACCTGACCTATCGCAATTCACCGGCGATCCAGGAAGCACGGCGTCTGGTGTTGGCCGGCGCGATCGGCGAACTGCGCCATGTCGAGGCGAGCTACAAGCAGAGCTGGCTGGTCAGCAAGTCCTGGGGCGACTGGCGCGTCGAGGACAAATGGCTGTGGCGCCTGTCGACCCGGCATGGTTCCACGGGGGTTCTGGGCGATGTCGGCATCCATATACTGGACTTCGCCACCTATGGCGCGGCCCAGGATATTGTCAGCCTGCACGCTGATCTGGTGACGTTTCCGAAGGCCGAGGGCGAACGGATCGGCGACTACGTGCTCGACGCCAATGACAGTGTGGCGATGACGGCACGGCTGACATCCGGCGCGCTGGCGACAATCATGGCGAGCCGCTACACAACCGGCCATGGCAATGACCTGTCGCTGGCGTTGCACGGCACCAAAGGAGCGCTCAAGGTCGAGACCGATGGCAAGGCTGCGCGGCTGTCGGCGTGCCTGGGAGAGGACGTCGATGTTCAGCTCTGGCGAGAGCTGGGCCTGCCGGATGCCAAGCGCAACGCCCAGCGTTTTGTCGACGCGCTTGATGCCGGGCAGAACGGCGACCCGTCCTTCCGGCGCGCCGCCGACATGCAGAAGCTGATCGACGCCGCCTTCGAGAGCTCGGCGACGAAGCTGCCGATCTCGATAGGCTGA
- a CDS encoding sarcosine oxidase subunit gamma has translation MAKAGAKKSAAAATPSVERRPALAGRSTTAPSVKVEILPPAERISLRVPEASVAALSKALDLTLPKKPKTSASKAGRTALWLGPDEWLVIDEAGNDPLADCTGVSALHSAVGISHRNIAISVTGAGAAATINSGCPQDLSLEAFPVGAASRTILGKTEIVLLRTADDAFRVECWRSFSDYVFTFLSEGARDAAV, from the coding sequence ATGGCTAAGGCTGGTGCAAAGAAGTCGGCTGCGGCCGCAACGCCTTCGGTCGAACGCCGTCCGGCCCTGGCTGGTCGCAGCACAACGGCGCCGAGCGTCAAGGTCGAGATCCTGCCGCCGGCGGAGCGCATCTCGCTGCGCGTGCCGGAGGCTTCGGTTGCTGCATTGTCAAAGGCGCTCGACCTGACCTTGCCGAAGAAGCCGAAAACCTCGGCGTCAAAGGCAGGGCGCACTGCTTTGTGGCTCGGCCCCGACGAATGGCTGGTCATCGATGAGGCTGGAAACGATCCGCTCGCCGATTGCACAGGGGTTTCCGCCCTGCATTCGGCGGTTGGCATCTCGCATCGCAACATCGCGATATCAGTTACTGGTGCCGGGGCTGCCGCAACGATCAATTCAGGGTGCCCGCAGGACCTGTCGCTCGAAGCCTTCCCGGTGGGCGCGGCCTCGCGCACCATCCTCGGCAAGACCGAGATCGTGTTGTTGCGCACGGCCGATGACGCCTTCCGGGTCGAGTGCTGGCGTTCCTTCTCAGACTATGTCTTTACTTTCCTCTCCGAGGGAGCACGCGACGCGGCGGTCTGA
- a CDS encoding sarcosine oxidase subunit beta: MKKYSVFAIAREAMRGHKGWEEQWSSPEPKKEYDVIIVGAGGHGLATAYYLATVHGITNVAVLEKGWLGGGNTGRNTTIIRSNYLYDESAGIYDHALKLWDGLSQELNYNVMYSARGVMMLAHNVHDIQVLKRHVHANRLNGIDNEWLSPEQAKEFCPPLNISKEARYPVVGAALQRRGGTARHDAVAWGYARGASARGVHIIQNCEVTGVKRAPNGAVMGVDTTRGFIGAKKVGVVAAGHSSVIMNMAGVRMPLESYPLQALVSEPVKPVVPCVVMSNTVHAYISQSDKGELVIGAGTDQYVSYSQTGGLHILQHTLDAICEMFPIFTRMKMLRSWGGIVDVTPDRSPILAKTPVPGLYVNCGWGTGGFKATPGSGHVFAHTIAKDDPHPINAPFTIERFRTGRLIDEAAAAAVAH; encoded by the coding sequence TTGAAAAAATATTCGGTATTCGCCATCGCCCGGGAGGCCATGCGCGGCCATAAAGGCTGGGAGGAACAATGGTCCTCACCTGAGCCCAAGAAGGAATATGACGTCATCATCGTCGGCGCCGGCGGCCATGGCCTGGCCACCGCCTATTATCTCGCCACGGTGCATGGCATCACCAATGTCGCGGTGCTGGAAAAGGGTTGGCTCGGCGGCGGCAACACCGGCCGCAACACCACCATCATCCGTTCCAACTATCTCTATGACGAGAGCGCGGGCATCTATGACCATGCGCTGAAGCTGTGGGATGGGCTCTCCCAGGAGCTCAACTACAACGTCATGTATTCGGCGCGCGGCGTCATGATGCTGGCGCACAATGTGCATGACATCCAGGTGCTGAAGCGCCACGTTCATGCCAACCGGCTGAACGGCATCGACAATGAATGGCTGTCGCCGGAACAGGCGAAGGAATTCTGCCCGCCGCTCAACATCTCTAAAGAAGCACGATATCCGGTCGTCGGTGCTGCCTTGCAGCGACGCGGCGGTACGGCGCGCCATGACGCGGTGGCCTGGGGCTATGCGCGTGGCGCTTCGGCGCGCGGCGTCCACATCATCCAGAATTGCGAGGTCACCGGCGTCAAGCGCGCACCGAACGGCGCCGTCATGGGCGTCGACACAACGCGTGGCTTCATCGGCGCCAAGAAGGTCGGCGTGGTGGCCGCCGGGCACTCCTCGGTCATCATGAACATGGCCGGCGTGCGCATGCCGCTGGAAAGCTATCCGCTGCAGGCGCTGGTGTCGGAGCCGGTCAAGCCGGTCGTGCCTTGTGTGGTGATGTCGAACACCGTGCACGCTTATATCTCGCAGTCCGACAAGGGCGAGCTGGTGATCGGCGCCGGCACCGACCAGTATGTCTCCTATTCGCAGACCGGCGGCCTGCACATATTGCAGCATACGCTGGACGCCATCTGCGAGATGTTCCCGATCTTCACGCGTATGAAGATGCTGCGGTCCTGGGGCGGCATCGTCGACGTCACGCCGGACCGTTCGCCGATCCTGGCCAAGACGCCGGTGCCCGGCCTCTACGTCAATTGCGGCTGGGGCACGGGCGGCTTCAAGGCAACGCCCGGCTCGGGCCATGTCTTTGCCCATACGATTGCCAAAGACGATCCGCATCCGATCAACGCACCCTTCACCATCGAGCGCTTCCGCACCGGCCGGCTCATCGACGAGGCGGCAGCGGCGGCGGTGGCGCACTGA
- a CDS encoding ThuA domain-containing protein, translating to MPIKAVVWGENVHEQTNAAVRDLYPLTMHGTIAAALNQDKGIEASTATLQEPEHGLSEKRLAATDVLLWWGHAAHGEVKDEIVERVQKRVWEGMGLIVLHSGHYSKIFKRLMGTPCSLKWREAGERERVWAINRGHPIAQGIGECLEIGETEMYGEPFAVPEPLETVFVSWYEGGEVFRSGLTYQRGAGRIFYFSPGHETYPIYHNEGVQQVLRNAVHWAHNPAPAWSGITNAPNVPTNKAKEKIVQKGLRLHADGDKGLN from the coding sequence ATGCCTATTAAAGCTGTCGTCTGGGGCGAGAACGTCCATGAGCAGACCAATGCCGCCGTGCGCGACCTCTATCCCCTGACCATGCATGGCACGATTGCGGCCGCGCTCAATCAGGACAAGGGCATCGAGGCGAGCACCGCCACCTTGCAGGAACCGGAGCACGGCCTGAGCGAGAAGCGCCTTGCCGCTACCGATGTGCTTCTGTGGTGGGGTCACGCGGCGCATGGCGAGGTCAAGGACGAGATCGTCGAGCGCGTGCAGAAGCGGGTCTGGGAAGGCATGGGGCTGATCGTGCTCCACTCCGGCCACTATTCGAAGATCTTCAAGCGGCTGATGGGCACGCCCTGTTCGCTGAAATGGCGCGAGGCGGGTGAGCGCGAGCGTGTCTGGGCGATCAACCGCGGCCACCCGATCGCGCAAGGCATCGGCGAATGCCTGGAGATCGGCGAGACGGAAATGTATGGCGAGCCGTTCGCGGTGCCGGAGCCGCTGGAGACGGTGTTCGTCTCCTGGTACGAGGGCGGCGAGGTGTTCCGCTCCGGGCTGACCTACCAGCGCGGTGCCGGCCGCATCTTCTATTTCTCGCCCGGCCACGAGACCTATCCGATCTATCACAATGAGGGCGTGCAGCAGGTGCTGCGCAATGCCGTGCACTGGGCGCACAACCCGGCGCCCGCATGGTCCGGCATTACCAATGCGCCGAACGTGCCGACGAACAAGGCCAAGGAGAAGATCGTGCAGAAGGGCCTGCGCCTGCATGCCGACGGCGACAAGGGCCTGAACTGA
- a CDS encoding MaoC family dehydratase, translating into MRVEPISLDVLLASVGKEVGISPWRVVTQRMIDQFADATDDHQFIHCDPERAKRETPFGGTIAHGFLSLSLLSAMTFETMPPLENGKMGVNHGFDSLRFLAPVKTGARIRTHFVLADVKVRPSGWVQTAHDVTIEIEGSKKPALTARWLTLTLIERQPETA; encoded by the coding sequence ATGCGCGTGGAACCAATCAGTCTCGATGTGCTTCTGGCCAGTGTCGGCAAGGAGGTTGGCATCTCGCCATGGCGGGTGGTGACGCAGCGCATGATCGACCAGTTCGCCGACGCCACCGACGACCACCAGTTCATCCACTGTGACCCGGAGCGGGCCAAGCGCGAGACGCCGTTCGGCGGCACCATCGCGCATGGCTTTCTGTCGCTGTCGCTGCTCTCGGCAATGACGTTCGAAACCATGCCGCCGCTGGAAAACGGCAAGATGGGCGTCAACCATGGTTTCGATTCGCTGCGCTTCCTGGCGCCGGTAAAGACCGGCGCGCGCATCCGCACCCATTTCGTGCTGGCCGACGTCAAGGTCAGGCCGTCGGGCTGGGTGCAGACGGCGCATGACGTGACGATCGAGATCGAGGGTTCGAAGAAGCCGGCGCTGACCGCCCGCTGGCTGACGCTCACCTTGATCGAACGCCAGCCCGAGACCGCATGA
- a CDS encoding DUF680 domain-containing protein, with protein MKKIVLTLAAVLALSGSAFAANTTHRVKQVPAATCVDTKTNVKLDCASTGSVEKKGTTENTVDSKGPRLGISINPWIVPSVF; from the coding sequence ATGAAAAAGATTGTCCTCACCCTCGCAGCCGTTCTGGCTCTTTCGGGCTCGGCTTTCGCCGCCAACACCACCCACCGGGTCAAGCAGGTGCCGGCTGCGACCTGCGTCGACACCAAGACCAATGTGAAGCTCGATTGCGCCTCGACCGGCTCGGTCGAGAAGAAGGGCACCACGGAAAACACCGTTGACAGCAAGGGCCCGCGCCTTGGCATCAGCATCAACCCGTGGATCGTGCCGAGCGTATTCTAA
- a CDS encoding sarcosine oxidase subunit delta, which produces MLLIRCPYCEEERPELEFRNAGEAHIARSANMADESDDDFEKFFFIRSNPKGIIYERWRHMHGCARFFNAVRDTVTDKFVMTYKAGEPKPSKLPGAAK; this is translated from the coding sequence ATGCTTCTCATCCGCTGCCCCTATTGCGAGGAAGAGCGCCCGGAGCTCGAATTCCGCAACGCCGGCGAGGCGCATATTGCGCGCTCGGCCAACATGGCTGATGAGAGCGATGACGATTTCGAAAAGTTCTTCTTCATCCGCTCGAACCCCAAGGGCATCATCTATGAGCGCTGGCGGCACATGCATGGCTGCGCGAGGTTCTTCAACGCTGTCCGCGACACCGTCACCGACAAGTTCGTGATGACCTACAAGGCCGGCGAGCCGAAACCCTCCAAGCTGCCGGGAGCTGCAAAATGA
- a CDS encoding TetR/AcrR family transcriptional regulator, producing MPQSVQTRREKQKAELRSELVEAAHKLVQEEGYDGLTIRKLAKRVGYAPMSVYSYFADKQDILFALAEDAFETLARRIEEHPSDDPIEALKVVMTEYAAFGLGNPNEYRTVFMTEKTKLPEGRSYEDMEEGNPAMKALIKRVEACIAAGKLHGDARAIATMLWAVGHGTISLLITFPFYPFGDPQAFVKRMCDSTLASLSTQNVPPLTETPVNC from the coding sequence GTGCCGCAAAGCGTCCAGACACGCCGCGAGAAACAAAAGGCCGAACTGCGCTCCGAACTGGTCGAAGCCGCGCATAAGCTCGTCCAGGAAGAAGGCTATGATGGCCTGACCATCCGCAAGCTGGCCAAGCGGGTCGGCTACGCGCCGATGTCGGTCTATTCCTATTTCGCCGACAAGCAGGACATCCTGTTCGCGCTGGCCGAAGATGCCTTCGAAACGCTTGCCCGCCGCATCGAGGAGCATCCGTCCGACGATCCGATCGAGGCCTTGAAGGTCGTCATGACCGAATATGCCGCCTTCGGGCTCGGCAATCCCAACGAATACCGCACCGTCTTCATGACCGAAAAGACCAAGCTGCCGGAAGGCAGGAGCTATGAAGACATGGAAGAGGGCAACCCGGCGATGAAAGCGCTCATCAAGCGGGTCGAGGCCTGCATCGCCGCGGGCAAATTGCACGGTGATGCGCGCGCCATCGCCACCATGCTGTGGGCGGTGGGCCACGGCACCATATCGCTGCTGATCACTTTTCCGTTCTATCCCTTCGGCGACCCGCAGGCTTTCGTGAAGCGGATGTGCGATTCCACCCTCGCCTCGCTCAGCACGCAAAACGTGCCGCCGCTGACCGAAACACCGGTCAACTGCTGA
- a CDS encoding SDR family NAD(P)-dependent oxidoreductase: MARFDGATVLITGAAGGLGRGAAKGFAAEGARLVLSDIDEKALADLAASLPAETAILAGNIADEKLSEDLVRLAVEKFGRLDVAINNAGIVQSFVRLPQVPSDEARRVLEIDLFGVFYAMKHQIPQMERQFKATAKGGAIVNIASVAGLVGAPKLSVYAAAKHGVVGLTKSAAAEYATKGVRINAICPAHTRTAMVDGFVRVSGAPEAEALAELTRGMPMKRVAEVDEIITAILFAADPANSFMTGHALAIDGGVGAI; encoded by the coding sequence ATGGCCCGTTTTGACGGAGCAACGGTGCTGATCACGGGTGCCGCCGGCGGGCTCGGCCGGGGTGCCGCGAAAGGCTTTGCCGCCGAGGGCGCGCGGCTGGTGCTGTCGGATATCGATGAAAAGGCGCTCGCCGATCTTGCTGCTTCCTTGCCGGCCGAGACAGCGATCCTTGCCGGCAACATAGCGGATGAGAAACTGTCCGAGGATCTGGTCAGGCTGGCGGTCGAAAAATTCGGCCGCTTGGATGTCGCCATCAACAATGCCGGCATCGTCCAGAGTTTCGTGCGCCTGCCGCAGGTCCCGTCAGACGAAGCCCGCCGCGTGCTGGAAATTGACCTGTTCGGCGTCTTCTACGCCATGAAGCACCAGATCCCGCAGATGGAGCGGCAGTTCAAGGCCACGGCCAAGGGGGGCGCCATCGTCAACATCGCCTCGGTTGCAGGCCTGGTTGGCGCGCCAAAACTTTCGGTCTATGCCGCCGCCAAGCATGGCGTTGTCGGGTTGACCAAATCGGCGGCCGCCGAATACGCGACCAAGGGTGTGCGGATCAACGCCATTTGCCCCGCTCACACGAGAACCGCCATGGTGGACGGGTTTGTCCGCGTTTCCGGCGCGCCGGAGGCTGAAGCGCTGGCGGAACTGACACGTGGCATGCCGATGAAGCGGGTAGCGGAAGTCGACGAGATCATCACCGCGATCCTGTTCGCCGCCGACCCGGCCAACTCCTTCATGACCGGCCATGCACTGGCCATCGACGGCGGCGTCGGCGCGATCTGA
- a CDS encoding sarcosine oxidase subunit alpha → MSGAFRIPSAGRLSQAKTARFSFDGQSHTGIEGDTLASALLANGVHLVGRSFKYHRPRGFLSAGAEEPNALVQIVRDDARKTPNVRATVQELYDGLAANSQNRWPSLAFDVGAVNDIASPMFSAGFYYKTFMWPKAAWKSLYEPRIREAAGLGVSPDNPDPDHYSSRYAHCDVLVLGGGAAGIAAALAAAETGVRVILTDEQAEFGGSLRFESGAKIDGQDGFGWAQAAIARLSAMDNVRVLSRTTAFGYYAQNFVGLVERVSDHLKAPGHDLPRERLWQVRAKRVVLASGAIERHMVFADNDRPGIMLAGAARTFLNHYGVAVGKNVGVYTANDSAYAAAIDLKKAGVNVAAIVDLRDHPTGPVIDEARALGIEVNFGRAVIRAGGKLRVSSMTVQPKNGGGERTIPVDAILMSAGWTPSVHLFSQSRGKVAFNDETKRFVPGTYAQDCVSVGACNGTDGLSASVDEAYAAGAKAARDAGAKLAKGSKPKVDASESWSRGMLGAAPGAGPDKTVKAFVDFQNDVTAKDIRQAVHEGMRSIEHVKRFTTNGMATDQGKTSNMHGLAIAAETLGKPIPEVGLTTFRAPYTPVTFGAIVSHARGPLFDPTRKTAIHPWAEAQGAVFEDVGQWKRAWYFPKGGEDMHAAVDRECVGVRTKAGLFDASTLGKIEVVGPDAAKFMELLYTNPWEKLEPGRCRYGIMLREDGFIYDDGVVGRLAPDRFHVTTTTGGAPRVMNHMEDYLQTEFPHLNVWLTSITEQWAVIAVQGPKSRDIIAPLVEGIDLSDEGLPHMSVREGKICGVPTRLFRMSFTGERGFEVNVPADYGQAVWEALWAEGQKHGAVAYGTEAMHVLRAEKGYIIVGQDTDGTVTPNDAGLDWAVGKKKTDFVGIRGMARPDLVAKGRKQLVGLKTKDPKVVLEEGAQIVEDPKQAIPMKMIGHVTSSYWSENCGRSIALALVAGGRDRMGDTLYVPMPNGVIEVEVTGMVFFDETGGRLNG, encoded by the coding sequence ATGAGCGGCGCGTTCCGTATCCCGAGCGCTGGTCGCCTCAGCCAGGCCAAGACCGCGCGGTTTAGCTTCGACGGCCAGTCCCATACCGGCATCGAGGGCGACACGCTGGCCTCGGCGCTGCTTGCCAATGGCGTGCATCTGGTCGGCCGCTCGTTCAAGTACCACCGGCCGCGCGGCTTCCTGTCGGCCGGCGCGGAAGAGCCCAACGCGCTGGTTCAGATCGTGCGTGACGATGCGCGCAAGACGCCGAATGTGCGCGCCACCGTGCAGGAGCTCTATGACGGGCTCGCCGCCAACTCGCAGAACCGCTGGCCATCGCTGGCCTTCGATGTCGGCGCGGTCAATGACATCGCATCGCCGATGTTCTCGGCCGGCTTCTACTACAAGACCTTCATGTGGCCGAAGGCGGCTTGGAAGAGTCTTTACGAGCCCAGGATCCGCGAAGCAGCCGGCCTTGGCGTTTCTCCGGACAACCCTGATCCCGACCATTATTCCTCCCGCTACGCGCATTGCGACGTGCTGGTGCTGGGCGGCGGTGCCGCCGGCATCGCGGCGGCACTGGCGGCGGCTGAGACCGGCGTGCGTGTCATCCTCACTGACGAGCAGGCCGAGTTCGGCGGTAGCCTGCGTTTCGAGAGCGGCGCGAAAATCGACGGCCAGGACGGTTTTGGCTGGGCGCAGGCGGCGATCGCCAGGCTGAGCGCCATGGACAATGTCCGCGTGCTGTCGCGCACGACGGCGTTTGGCTACTATGCGCAGAATTTCGTCGGCCTGGTCGAGCGCGTCAGCGATCATCTGAAGGCCCCGGGCCATGACTTGCCGCGTGAGCGGCTGTGGCAGGTCCGCGCCAAGCGCGTGGTGCTGGCTTCCGGTGCCATCGAGCGCCACATGGTGTTCGCCGACAATGACCGGCCGGGCATCATGCTGGCGGGTGCGGCGCGGACCTTCCTCAACCACTATGGTGTGGCGGTCGGCAAAAATGTCGGCGTCTACACCGCCAATGATTCCGCCTATGCCGCAGCGATCGACCTCAAGAAGGCCGGCGTCAATGTGGCGGCAATCGTCGACCTGCGCGACCATCCGACCGGACCGGTCATCGACGAGGCGAGGGCGCTCGGCATCGAGGTCAATTTCGGCCGCGCGGTGATCCGCGCCGGCGGCAAATTGCGGGTGTCGTCGATGACAGTGCAGCCGAAGAATGGCGGCGGCGAACGCACCATCCCGGTCGATGCGATCCTGATGTCGGCCGGCTGGACGCCGTCGGTGCATCTGTTCTCGCAGTCGCGCGGCAAGGTCGCCTTCAACGACGAGACCAAGCGCTTCGTGCCAGGCACCTATGCGCAGGATTGCGTCTCGGTTGGCGCCTGCAACGGCACTGACGGGCTGTCGGCATCGGTTGACGAGGCGTACGCCGCCGGCGCCAAGGCAGCCAGGGATGCCGGCGCAAAGCTTGCCAAGGGTTCCAAGCCGAAGGTCGATGCCTCGGAGAGCTGGTCGCGCGGCATGCTGGGTGCCGCCCCCGGCGCCGGACCGGACAAGACGGTCAAGGCCTTCGTCGATTTCCAGAACGATGTCACAGCCAAGGACATCCGCCAGGCGGTGCATGAAGGCATGCGCTCGATCGAGCACGTCAAGCGCTTCACCACCAACGGGATGGCGACCGACCAGGGCAAGACGTCCAACATGCACGGCCTGGCGATTGCGGCCGAGACGCTGGGCAAGCCTATCCCGGAGGTCGGCCTGACGACGTTCCGCGCGCCCTATACGCCGGTCACCTTTGGCGCGATCGTCAGCCATGCGCGCGGGCCGCTTTTCGACCCGACGCGCAAGACGGCGATCCATCCCTGGGCCGAGGCACAAGGTGCCGTGTTCGAGGATGTCGGCCAGTGGAAACGTGCCTGGTATTTCCCCAAGGGCGGCGAAGACATGCATGCCGCGGTCGACCGCGAATGCGTCGGGGTTCGCACCAAGGCTGGCCTGTTCGATGCTTCGACGCTGGGCAAGATCGAAGTGGTCGGGCCGGACGCCGCCAAATTCATGGAGCTGCTCTACACCAATCCGTGGGAGAAGCTGGAGCCTGGCCGTTGCCGCTATGGCATCATGCTGCGCGAGGACGGCTTCATCTATGATGACGGCGTCGTCGGCAGGCTGGCGCCGGACCGTTTCCATGTGACGACGACGACGGGCGGTGCGCCGCGCGTCATGAACCACATGGAGGATTACCTCCAGACCGAGTTCCCGCATCTCAATGTCTGGTTGACCTCAATCACCGAGCAATGGGCTGTCATCGCCGTACAGGGGCCAAAATCACGCGACATCATCGCGCCGCTGGTCGAAGGCATCGATTTGTCCGATGAGGGTCTGCCGCACATGTCGGTACGCGAGGGCAAGATCTGCGGTGTGCCGACACGGCTGTTCCGCATGTCGTTCACCGGCGAGCGCGGCTTCGAAGTCAACGTCCCGGCCGACTATGGTCAGGCCGTCTGGGAAGCGCTGTGGGCGGAGGGCCAGAAGCACGGTGCTGTTGCCTACGGCACCGAGGCGATGCACGTGCTGCGCGCCGAAAAGGGCTACATCATCGTCGGCCAGGATACGGACGGCACGGTGACGCCGAACGACGCTGGCCTAGACTGGGCGGTCGGCAAGAAGAAGACCGATTTCGTCGGCATCAGGGGCATGGCGCGGCCGGATCTGGTCGCCAAGGGGCGCAAGCAGCTGGTTGGTCTCAAGACCAAGGATCCGAAGGTCGTGCTGGAAGAGGGCGCGCAGATCGTCGAGGATCCGAAACAGGCGATCCCGATGAAGATGATCGGCCATGTCACATCAAGCTACTGGTCGGAAAATTGCGGCCGTTCGATCGCGCTGGCGCTGGTCGCCGGCGGCCGCGACCGGATGGGCGACACGCTCTACGTGCCGATGCCGAACGGGGTGATCGAAGTGGAGGTTACCGGCATGGTGTTCTTCGACGAGACAGGAGGGCGCCTCAATGGCTAA